From the genome of Ectobacillus sp. JY-23, one region includes:
- a CDS encoding chromate transporter → MVYGELFWAFFVANILGYGGGPATIPLIQTEVIQRGWLTNQEFNEALAMGNALPGPIATKMAGYIGFHEGGVLGAFLTVFATVAPSLLLMLTLMGILYTYRHSPQVKRMTLYVKPTIAVLLGIMAFRSFEESYLQVGAGQMLFLGIISYILLEKVKVHPAFVVLGALIYGGINL, encoded by the coding sequence ATGGTATATGGGGAATTATTTTGGGCATTTTTTGTTGCCAACATATTAGGATATGGGGGCGGTCCCGCGACCATTCCACTCATTCAAACCGAAGTGATACAGCGCGGTTGGTTGACGAACCAAGAGTTTAACGAAGCGCTGGCGATGGGAAATGCTTTGCCTGGTCCTATTGCCACGAAAATGGCGGGATATATTGGCTTTCATGAAGGCGGTGTACTAGGAGCATTCTTGACGGTTTTCGCTACAGTGGCCCCATCCTTACTGCTGATGCTAACGCTAATGGGCATTTTATATACATATCGTCATTCTCCACAAGTAAAACGCATGACCTTGTACGTTAAGCCAACCATTGCTGTCTTGCTCGGCATTATGGCTTTTCGATCATTTGAAGAATCGTATCTGCAGGTTGGTGCTGGGCAAATGTTGTTTCTAGGAATAATAAGCTACATTTTATTGGAAAAGGTAAAAGTACATCCCGCCTTTGTTGTACTAGGTGCATTGATATACGGGGGAATCAATCTATAA